Proteins encoded together in one Buteo buteo chromosome 26, bButBut1.hap1.1, whole genome shotgun sequence window:
- the MYF5 gene encoding myogenic factor 5: protein MEVMDSCQFSPSELFYDSSCLSSPEGEFPEDFEPRDLPPFGAHDPPEPPCSEEEEHVRAPTGHHQAGHCLMWACKACKRKSTTMDRRKAATMRERRRLKKVNQAFETLKRCTTANPNQRLPKVEILRNAIRYIESLQELLREQVENYYHLPGQSCSEPTSPTSSCSDGMADCGSPVWSARGSSFDAVYCPEMAHGYAAEQSSALSSLDCLSSIVDRLSPAEEPGLPPPRHADSLSPSASIDSGPGTPGTPPPRRTYQAL, encoded by the exons ATGGAGGTGATGGACAGCTGCCAGTTCTCCCCATCCGAGCTCTTCTATGAcagctcctgcctctcctccccggAGGGCGAGTTCCCCGAGGATTTTGAACCCCGGGACCTGCCTCCCTTCGGCGCCCACgacccccccgagcccccctgCTCCGAGGAAGAGGAGCACGTCCGAGCTCCCACGGGCCACCACCAGGCCGGCCACTGCCTCATGTGGGCTTGCAAAGCCTGCAAGAGAAAATCCACCACCATGGACCGGCGGAAGGCGGCCACcatgagggagaggaggaggctgaaGAAAGTGAACCAGGCTTTTGAGACCCTGAAGAGATGCACCACCGCCAACCCCAACCAAAGACTCCCCAAAGTGGAGATCCTGAGAAACGCCATCCGGTACATCGAGAGCCTCCAGGAGCTCTTGAGGGAACAGGTAGAAAACTACTACCACCTGCCGGGACAGAGCTGCTCCGAACCGACCAGCCCCACTTCCAGCTGCTCCGACGGGATG GCCGACTGCGGCAGCCCCGTCTGGTCGGCGAGAGGCAGCAGCTTCGACGCCGTCTACTGCCCCGAGATGGCCCACG GGTACGCCGCCGAGCAGAGCAGCGCCCTGTCCAGCCTGGATTGCCTCTCCAGCATCGTGGACCGCCTCTCCCCGGCGGAGGAaccggggctgccccccccccgccacgccGACTCCCTCTCGCCCAGCGCCAGCATCGATTCGGGGCCGGGGACGCCCGGGACGCCGCCGCCCCGACGAACCTACCAGGCGCTATga
- the MYF6 gene encoding myogenic factor 6: protein MMMDLFETGSYFFYLDGENGALQQLEMAEGSPLYPGSDGTLSPCQDQMPPEAGSDSSGEEHVLAPPGLQPPHCPGQCLIWACKTCKRKSAPTDRRKAATLRERRRLKKINEAFEALKRRTVANPNQRLPKVEILRSAISYIERLQDLLHRLDQQEKMQEIGGDPFTFSPKQGNIPSSDFLSTCSSDWQSVSDHSRALGASPKEGGSIVESSASSSLRCLSSIVDSISSDEPKLPGVEEVVEK from the exons ATGATGATGGACCTTTTTGAAACCGGCTCCTATTTCTTCTACTTGGACGGGGAGAATggagccctgcagcagctggagatggcCGAGGGATCCCCGCTGTACCCAGGCAGCGATGGCACCCTGTCGCCCTGTCAGGACCAAATGCCGCCGGAGGCCGGCAGCGACAGCAGCGGAGAGGAGCATGTGCTGGCACCCCCGGGACTACAACCCCCTCACTGCCCCGGCCAGTGTTTGATCTGGGCTTGTAAAACCTGCAAGAGAAAGTCGGCCCCCACGGACAGGCGGAAAGCGGCCACCCTGcgggagaggaggaggctgaaGAAGATCAACGAAGCCTTCGAGGCGCTGAAAAGGCGGACTGTGGCCAACCCCAACCAGCGGCTGCCCAAGGTGGAGATCCTGAGGAGCGCCATCAGCTACATCGAGAGGCTGCAGGACCTCTTGCACAGGCTGGATCAGCAGGAGAAAATGCAGGAGATCGGGGGGGACCCCTTCACCTTCAGCCCCAAGCAGGGAAAT atCCCCAGTTCAGACTTCCTGAGCACCTGCAGCTCCGACTGGCAAAGCGTTTCCGACCATTCCCGGGCCCTAGGAGCCAGCCCCAAGGAAG GAGGCTCCATCGTGGAGTCGTCGGCCTCCAGCAGCCTCCGCTGTCTCTCCTCCATAGTGGACAGTATTTCTTCCGACGAGCCCAAACTGCCCGGCGTGGAGGAAGTGGTGGAGAAATAA